The genomic segment GTCATGATCTGTTAtaatagttatatatatatatatatattaataaactGTTAAAATTTCAATGTAAATCGCATATAGCTAATTCGATAGAGTTTTGTTTTTCCAAGCATCAAGTTGTATGTTTAATTctaatttaagttttttttcttatttatttttttaatttatatatcaaaattgcaGTGTAGTGTCTCACTATTTCTTATGATTACATTTTgatcatcatttaaatataaaccaaatgaattataaaaaatattctaCAAGCATTTAATGAGTGCATCgatatatcaatatatataaatattgtgaGACAGAATTAAAACGAAGAATGAAATATATTATCCCATAATTAACTCCCTCAGACACTGAAATCATGTACAAATACAATTGGTATACAAGTCTAATATACGGACCATTTTAAAATTAGTGGATTTTGCGCAATATCGAGTTTGGggaaaaaaaatctatttttatcGTAAATAAACAGATGCAAGAGATCCTCATCTCCATCATTATCGCGACAATTTCTTTATTTCTCAGGCCGCATGataatttcttttaattttgCTTAGACGattctcacaaatctttatctgtgagacggatcaatcctaccaatattcacaataaaaataatactcttagcataaaaaataatactttttcattgatgcCCCAAATAAAGACTcttctcataaaatacgatccatgaaaccgtctcacgtaggtttttgttttttgttaatTAAGTAGTTTCCATTTTTAGAATTTCGGGTTTTGAATATTGTGACTCGGTCATATATATAAGACATTTTatcattataataaataaaacgtCATAAAAAAAGATAAATGAGATTTTAGAAATCATGaataaaaaccaaaaaaaaaaaatccaaaaataaaataaaaaattaattctaTTTTTTGAAAGAAACAAATAAGCAAAAATAAGAGTACTAACACTGCATATCCCATGTAAAGGGCAAATATTGCTTTATATATGGGTTGACTAATATTACAACAAACGAGACAAACAAATAACAACAATTCAGATGTGATGAAGTTACACCGCATGTTATATGATACGAGACAATTTTTATCTTCTGGAAGTTTCAAAGGTCCCTCCTGAGCATGAATCACAGTGCATAGATGATCTCTCCACTGCTATCGATGTCGAGATCTGGGTCACTCTCCAGATCTTCATCCATGTCATCATCGATGTCTAGGCTTCCTGTAAGATAGTGATTCAGACTGTTAGTTCCAGCGGCTGGAATGGTCGCCTCAGTTATTATTTGCATTATTTCATCGTCGTTTTGCATAGGCTGGTCTGGCTCCTCGAATTGACGGTTGTTCATGTTGTCGTCCATGAGATCGGAAGAAAGGTTCTTGAGAAACCATTCATGAGTTCTTATCTCGAGCATCGTAATTCTCTATCAAAGTTGAGGAGGAGTTAGAACACACGAGATGTTGCCGATGACTTAGAGCCAAAAATACACTCCCccagttaaaaaaaaaagagagagagagagaaaagaATACACAAGATGTTtgttttcattttctgaaaacgTTTTTCATCCCAAAATGAAATCAAATATCCCAGAAACATATGTCATCTTGTTTTTACATCTATCATTATAATAATTACTCTCGGTAAACTTTTCATCACCCTACAGGATATTGAATATTTGTTTTTGATGTACTATCATTCACTCGACATATCTTTATACGATACTACGtccataataaaatatatatgcatTATTCAGAGAATGAAACCAAATATGCAGTACGTTATCAGATATAACCGCCAAACACACATTTACAGATAACACGTCTTTGAAACCGTTGGAAATTAAACAAGAAGTAGGGCAAGTAGCAAATGATCATTGCATATGGAGCATGAGGAAACTGAGATAACCACCCGTAATAACTTACCTTGGCAGGGTCTGCCACAAATATCCTTGAGATCAAATGATGGCATTCTGGAGATATATGAACATAATCAGGAATTGAATACTGGACATTCAAAATTCGCTGCCAATGCGCCAATCCTTGAATAAGTAACATGTAACAAAGATATTAATAAATGAATTATACTGTGAGTACCTGTATGGTTTTTCTAAAGTTTTTGGGTTCATCGGGATCCTCGAATGGGTATGCACCCACCAACATGACGTATAAAGTCACTCCACAAGACCAAACATCTGCAATCTGGATAAGCAATAGTAGATATTCAGTAACCATGTATAATAATGTGGATTTAGTGCTCATTTAATTGAACTAATTTAGGGTGAAGCAGAAACATTTATAACGTGGAAAGATAGTAAAAGGGAGATGATGGGGGTTTCTGCCAAACAAAAACATGTTTCAACAGTGGAAGGGCCTAAAAATTATTGCATCGACGGGTAGGCTTTTCTCTTAGGTAGCATACATTATCCGATACATTTCTGGTTCAAGTATGAACAAGTGTGACTGCTACATCGAGCTACTGCCGAATACTATGAAAATCTTTAGTGAACTTTTAAAACTACCCAAGCATCTTATCTAAATAGTATAGCTCTAGCTTGGCTAAGTTTTCAGACAACAAATTCAAGTTTAGCAAGGCCGACTTAAAGATCCTAAAGTTTTGGTCAAGCCTGAACTGAGAACCCTTCCTCTAGCTTGGTCAGAATTTGAGAAATAAATCAAAAGGTTAATTACGGTCAACCTAGAGCGTATCTGAGGTGCATTGGCTCCATTCTGCCACTTTATGCATTTTAATTCTTTGTTTATTTAGTAGAATTGCGAGGGGTGTGTTTTAACTTGAGTTTGAACCCAAGCTTCTACCATAATCAAGAGAGATTTAAGCCATGCACCGTATGGGGATGTGGTGATGTATTTTATCTTGCATACCttatatttctttttcttgGCATATTCCATTTATGGAGTTCAAGGGAGTTACTTACTGCTGACTCATTTCACTTATTATGATAATTCTACTCTAAAATATATATCCTACATGACGTAAAAAAAAACCTTCGGAAAATTGTATATTTGATATATGACACCAACCCGCAAGCAAATAGACTACGAAAGAATATAATTAAAACTAATAAGTAAAAGCTTAAGGCACCAATTCAGTGTGCCGCCAGAATTGTGAAACAAACAACCAACTCAGTGGAATCCAATGAAAATACTACACAGTACCTTTCCATCATATTCTTTTTTGAGCAACACTTCAGGAGCGATATAAGCAGGGGTACCGACTGTTGATTTCGGTTGAGAATGCAGCACTGAGGACTGATATAAGGCAAACACAGCTGTTACGAAAATGCCCGAAGAAAAGGCAAGTTGAGATAAGAATTAACGACGTAATGACCGAATAATTCACTTTGCCATCGTATGTAATTGCCGGGGCAAAggtaaattttttagaaaatactatTTGGACTACTAATCGTAATCATGGCTTGAAAAACTTGAGTTATATCGAAGTATTATATATTTATCATCTAGAAAGCTTAAATAGGTTGAGAGACATTACGATGTACCTTGGAATACCCAAAATCACAGATTTTCAACCGTGGAACAGGACTACCATCCAGTAATGTATTCTCTAATTTCAAATCACGATGGCAGATTTGCTTCATAAAAAATAAGTATATTTCAGTTAAATGTACGAAATATTTGAATGAAGAGTTTACATATGAACAATTGCAAAAGAGGCCAAGTACCATAGCATGACAATAGCTGACTCCTGATACAAGTTGCTGGAAGAAAAACCTTGCCTACAGCAAA from the Primulina tabacum isolate GXHZ01 chromosome 8, ASM2559414v2, whole genome shotgun sequence genome contains:
- the LOC142554171 gene encoding serine/threonine-protein kinase SRK2E-like; translation: MDRPTAGMGPGLDIPIMHDSDRYELVKDIGSGNFGVARLMRDRQTNELAAVKYIERGEKIDDNVQREIINHRSLRHPNIVRFKEVILTPTHLAIVMEYASGGELFERICNAGRFGEDEARFFFQQLVSGVSYCHAMQICHRDLKLENTLLDGSPVPRLKICDFGYSKSSVLHSQPKSTVGTPAYIAPEVLLKKEYDGKIADVWSCGVTLYVMLVGAYPFEDPDEPKNFRKTIQRILNVQYSIPDYVHISPECHHLISRIFVADPAKRITMLEIRTHEWFLKNLSSDLMDDNMNNRQFEEPDQPMQNDDEIMQIITEATIPAAGTNSLNHYLTGSLDIDDDMDEDLESDPDLDIDSSGEIIYAL